The proteins below come from a single Triticum aestivum cultivar Chinese Spring chromosome 5D, IWGSC CS RefSeq v2.1, whole genome shotgun sequence genomic window:
- the LOC123119965 gene encoding uncharacterized protein isoform X1 encodes MRTGLAVEGGSPAGTAGARRQCRHGGRPTGRSSRSNCSRWSARRTASSAAARTVERGSCAVAGGEFSGRRLLSSSNPQVPMRCSPRLDCSSFFAGGVLVRCSSLRVLDEHCRLSWFLPVVSCIDSRIFLPLPLRSTSVCLAGSTIC; translated from the exons ATGAGGACGGGGTTGGCCGTAGAGGGAGGCTCGCCGGCCGGAACAGCCGGAGCAAGGAGGCAGTGTCGCCATGGAGGGAGGCCCACTGGccggagcagcaggagcaactGCAGCCGCTGGTCAGCCCGACGCACTGCCTCCTCTGCTGCGGCCCGCACGGTCGAGAGGGGCAGCTGCGCCGTAGCTGGCGGCGAGTTcagcggccgccgcctcctctcctcttcgAATCCA CAGGTGCCTATGCGTTGTTCCCCTCGGTTGGATTGTTCATCCTTCTTCGCCGGTGGTGTGCTCGTCCGTTGCAGTAGCCTTCGTGTGCTGGATGAACACTGCCGGTtgag TTGGTTTCTACCCGTTGTGTCCTGCATCGACAGTCGCATCTTTCTGCCATTGCCATTGAG GTCtacctccgtttgtctagcaggttCAACGATCTGCTAG
- the LOC123119965 gene encoding uncharacterized protein isoform X2 — MRTGLAVEGGSPAGTAGARRQCRHGGRPTGRSSRSNCSRWSARRTASSAAARTVERGSCAVAGGEFSGRRLLSSSNPVPMRCSPRLDCSSFFAGGVLVRCSSLRVLDEHCRLSWFLPVVSCIDSRIFLPLPLRSTSVCLAGSTIC, encoded by the exons ATGAGGACGGGGTTGGCCGTAGAGGGAGGCTCGCCGGCCGGAACAGCCGGAGCAAGGAGGCAGTGTCGCCATGGAGGGAGGCCCACTGGccggagcagcaggagcaactGCAGCCGCTGGTCAGCCCGACGCACTGCCTCCTCTGCTGCGGCCCGCACGGTCGAGAGGGGCAGCTGCGCCGTAGCTGGCGGCGAGTTcagcggccgccgcctcctctcctcttcgAATCCA GTGCCTATGCGTTGTTCCCCTCGGTTGGATTGTTCATCCTTCTTCGCCGGTGGTGTGCTCGTCCGTTGCAGTAGCCTTCGTGTGCTGGATGAACACTGCCGGTtgag TTGGTTTCTACCCGTTGTGTCCTGCATCGACAGTCGCATCTTTCTGCCATTGCCATTGAG GTCtacctccgtttgtctagcaggttCAACGATCTGCTAG